One stretch of Nodularia sp. LEGE 06071 DNA includes these proteins:
- a CDS encoding DUF3352 domain-containing protein yields the protein MSNVNSQRSLFGFLVAGAIALLIMSAGLYWFFAKSPVNLLASTSSPNAAIFVSKLAPVTVSLLTNPERLQSLERQGELSQLKTSLLAKSGINYKQDIQPWLGNEITLSVTTVDIDRDAENGRQPGYLMALATDKPEKSREFLDLLFSRRVLAGANLAVEEYEGVKLISDSQPQPDSLAGAVVDGFVLFANDRSVLRDAINNVQAPDLNLSSSSQYQKATQQLPKASLATAFLNLPAVAEWQGLELPEAIFHSQIISLSLNSKGLLAETNFLTDSEIIPASAPLSQTVKALEYIPDAAGLVISSSHLDNLGKSDLAQLWTQVKTALSGSGTDAISTLVKPLAEVQKSQGINLAEDIFNWVKGEYALAVLPHAGEGAAGWVFVVEKLEDVPEGISRLDAIASSRGLSISSFNLNQQKIFAWTELNAVSKETETKASPAFAIEAKVQGVHTTLGNYEIFASNLETLNEVITTKKGSLISDDNFQDSIATIPQPNQGYVYLDWTKSKTLLERQLPILQLVEVVGKPFFQNLRSLTISSYGHEKGLLKGGILFRLDH from the coding sequence ATGTCTAATGTCAATAGTCAACGCTCATTGTTTGGTTTCTTGGTAGCTGGTGCGATCGCACTACTGATCATGTCCGCCGGATTATACTGGTTTTTCGCCAAATCTCCGGTTAACCTCCTGGCCTCTACCTCTAGTCCCAATGCTGCTATTTTCGTGTCAAAATTGGCTCCGGTGACGGTTTCGCTGCTAACGAATCCTGAGCGATTGCAATCTTTGGAGCGTCAAGGTGAATTATCTCAACTCAAAACCAGTTTATTGGCTAAGAGTGGCATCAATTACAAACAAGATATTCAGCCCTGGCTAGGAAATGAAATTACCCTCTCCGTCACGACTGTAGATATTGATCGCGACGCGGAGAATGGACGACAGCCAGGGTATCTCATGGCGCTAGCAACTGATAAACCAGAGAAAAGCCGCGAGTTTTTAGACTTGTTATTTTCTCGTAGGGTATTGGCTGGCGCAAATTTGGCTGTTGAGGAATATGAAGGCGTAAAGCTGATATCTGACTCCCAACCACAGCCGGATTCCCTAGCTGGTGCAGTTGTCGATGGCTTTGTCTTATTTGCCAATGATCGGTCGGTGCTGCGAGATGCAATTAATAACGTCCAGGCTCCTGATTTAAATTTGTCCAGTTCGTCTCAATACCAAAAAGCCACCCAACAACTGCCTAAAGCCTCCCTAGCAACGGCTTTTCTCAATCTTCCCGCCGTGGCCGAATGGCAAGGTTTAGAATTACCAGAAGCAATCTTCCATAGCCAAATTATTTCTTTGTCGTTGAACTCCAAGGGACTGCTAGCAGAAACTAACTTTCTGACTGATTCGGAAATTATCCCGGCTTCTGCACCACTTTCTCAAACTGTAAAGGCGTTAGAATATATACCAGATGCGGCAGGTTTGGTGATTTCCAGTTCTCATTTAGACAATTTGGGTAAAAGTGATTTAGCCCAACTCTGGACACAAGTCAAAACGGCGCTCTCTGGTTCTGGAACTGATGCAATTTCTACCTTGGTAAAACCTTTGGCAGAAGTTCAGAAAAGCCAGGGGATAAATTTGGCAGAGGATATCTTTAATTGGGTAAAAGGAGAATATGCCTTAGCGGTGTTACCCCATGCTGGAGAAGGCGCTGCTGGTTGGGTGTTTGTGGTGGAAAAATTAGAGGATGTCCCAGAAGGAATTTCGCGTTTAGATGCGATCGCCTCGTCTCGTGGACTCAGTATTAGTTCTTTCAACTTGAATCAACAAAAAATCTTTGCTTGGACAGAGTTAAATGCTGTCAGTAAAGAAACTGAGACTAAAGCCAGCCCAGCATTTGCTATTGAGGCTAAAGTTCAGGGAGTACACACAACTCTCGGAAATTACGAAATTTTTGCTTCTAATTTGGAAACTTTGAACGAAGTCATCACCACCAAGAAAGGTTCTTTGATTAGCGATGACAATTTCCAAGATAGTATCGCTACTATTCCCCAACCCAATCAGGGCTATGTCTATCTCGATTGGACAAAAAGCAAAACCCTCTTAGAGCGTCAACTACCGATTTTGCAGTTAGTGGAAGTAGTGGGTAAACCATTTTTTCAAAATTTGCGATCGCTCACAATCAGCAGTTACGGTCACGAGAAAGGATTACTCAAAGGCGGAATCTTATTCAGACTTGACCATTAA
- a CDS encoding helicase-related protein → MEQEVKQSSFLEQASIWGQVFEIAVKRGVLQNLIHQKLLSDQHLLLKPWQEVKNADIYSQLVKTLKLTDPNAQAWVGSMVRHLLGLGYGLGWTAMRECLKYVPVRQPQLAAIWCPLMLPAQQMQREAEKEKTAQEFKAAFNLAGQPDLGLVTTGQPARADFLLWLSSGKNTRQKFEHFLLCLEFSYNAPAKLADFTTEAAHREEMSRYARYIDSRGVFSRVCAEVEGGEFLFSSSLKNHLAAFSGLDKPLFKLCQASSYTERLINLLRKQGRLEGGCSARAIAITSNGCESIAAHFFEESEPNPRTKLMTSLGEAYRHTRKLDDQPDALSTEIRVAFNKLVRSLPSDFERQAKQLRQKPNSETSLHYQFTEQVTGFYNPMQEFSQQDAIANIETTESLHKFFGSSPLVHFQSIFQHLPEQIPLRTIHESAVITGLKSAQTGRLNVIALEGNPGIGKTTAVIKFLEAQSEGFMFIYLSPRVVINRDVTAKLAKKHENHRDILTITTNAHLIATAPEWYEEMQPKGKKHCVDSAVVVDGITNLNYPDGSTIFLTPEQEHEIDCNGVPSGRFKRRRNEREDSVESIPRPGVFRTLASSARKLLEHNPQVNHLVMTAAIQGYRHLDQKTTIDALGNLFAKKAHTKPGQQERRNFAARIPTIIAMVDELAGDGAGALFVHKLADWLQQQFIEPFEGSQSPFKVILIIADASLSNEIVLNSYLNSGDSAPDKVLISPTQGEAPFRVTGTDIKIGLRKHPVLHIMTNSYPASQLNIEYSIRLSPITPKLIKTNIQQQIRQAIRATLDEELLNNAYKEIERGLKAGAEQLIFFAQDKAFLRQLKQKLIGGKNALCQNSEVEILDQSVPPNKRLELVQEEKRDKIRVFLMTSSGARGVSFPKTDWIIAAIPRFNIEAALMEVAQLIYRGRGMYTDPETKTLVSGDDKARRLVMLINDGFVVEEDIDNSRRWLRQSSDLLTLLMMLRSTIHTRIKGDAGLKNQRLALVPVGSVGDEELLNLMSDDVWTFLQEARVFVYDHQSEEEKGIVKKAEMLTRQIFAEFTLKGNIGDRQAKSYVDYANLEAFIIAVSTPLSLLLPSLENANLVIPDYLTCIGPFWMEDWSNRRTEEKFSFEGWRKYIQEHSQQLLGLLRVIYQDKNGKFPPKLKRPAKELHQLLIREKEESTLEYSTLQSLRTQNIVVSIPLDYPHFWRKDSDDDSPKQVLEEPDTWKKTLGRSLTPQGLVMPVVPQYKKFPWAAVAGRRVFSQLETIFSDRYFLASSELNLLNSILLVDALDDSV, encoded by the coding sequence ATGGAACAGGAAGTTAAGCAAAGTTCATTTTTAGAACAAGCATCTATATGGGGACAGGTGTTTGAAATTGCTGTCAAACGCGGAGTTCTGCAAAATCTGATTCATCAAAAGTTACTTAGTGACCAACATCTGCTGCTGAAACCTTGGCAAGAGGTCAAGAATGCAGACATCTATAGCCAGTTGGTGAAAACTCTGAAGTTGACCGATCCAAATGCTCAAGCATGGGTTGGCTCAATGGTGCGTCATCTGCTGGGATTGGGCTATGGGTTAGGCTGGACAGCAATGCGGGAATGCCTCAAGTATGTACCAGTCCGTCAGCCACAGTTGGCAGCTATTTGGTGTCCGTTGATGCTTCCGGCACAGCAGATGCAACGTGAAGCGGAAAAGGAGAAAACAGCACAAGAATTTAAGGCGGCTTTTAATCTCGCTGGACAACCAGATTTAGGATTAGTCACAACAGGACAACCAGCAAGAGCAGATTTTTTGCTTTGGTTATCGAGTGGAAAGAATACCAGACAAAAGTTTGAGCATTTCCTTCTGTGTTTGGAGTTTTCCTATAATGCGCCGGCAAAATTGGCAGACTTTACCACAGAAGCTGCTCACCGAGAGGAAATGAGCCGTTATGCTCGTTATATTGATTCACGAGGTGTTTTTTCTAGGGTTTGTGCTGAGGTGGAAGGTGGGGAATTTTTGTTTTCGTCAAGTCTGAAAAATCACCTGGCAGCTTTCAGTGGTTTGGATAAACCTTTGTTTAAGTTATGTCAAGCCTCATCTTATACTGAGCGGCTGATAAATTTGTTAAGAAAACAAGGACGGTTAGAGGGTGGTTGTAGTGCTAGAGCGATCGCTATTACTTCCAATGGCTGTGAAAGTATTGCTGCCCATTTTTTTGAAGAATCAGAACCAAATCCTAGAACTAAGCTGATGACATCTCTAGGAGAAGCATATCGCCACACCCGCAAATTAGATGACCAACCTGATGCACTGTCAACAGAAATCCGTGTAGCCTTTAATAAATTGGTGCGATCGCTTCCCTCGGATTTTGAGCGCCAAGCCAAGCAACTCAGGCAAAAACCTAATTCAGAAACGTCACTGCACTACCAATTTACAGAACAGGTGACAGGTTTCTACAACCCTATGCAAGAATTTTCTCAGCAGGATGCGATCGCCAATATTGAAACAACAGAATCGCTGCATAAATTCTTTGGTAGTAGTCCTCTGGTTCATTTTCAATCCATCTTTCAACACCTACCAGAACAAATTCCTCTGCGAACAATCCATGAAAGTGCAGTTATTACTGGTCTGAAATCTGCCCAAACTGGAAGGCTGAATGTTATTGCTTTAGAAGGAAATCCAGGAATTGGTAAAACCACCGCTGTGATTAAATTTCTGGAAGCACAGTCAGAAGGTTTTATGTTTATTTATCTCAGTCCACGAGTGGTAATTAATCGGGATGTCACCGCCAAACTTGCCAAAAAACATGAAAATCACCGTGATATTTTAACCATTACTACTAATGCTCATTTAATTGCCACAGCGCCTGAGTGGTACGAAGAAATGCAGCCAAAAGGTAAGAAACATTGTGTAGATAGTGCAGTAGTTGTCGATGGCATCACAAACTTAAATTATCCTGATGGTAGTACCATTTTTTTAACCCCTGAACAGGAACACGAAATTGATTGTAACGGAGTCCCTTCTGGCCGCTTTAAACGTCGTCGCAATGAACGAGAAGACAGCGTAGAATCAATACCTCGTCCCGGTGTATTCCGAACTCTTGCCAGTTCCGCCCGTAAATTATTAGAACACAATCCCCAAGTAAATCATCTGGTGATGACAGCAGCAATTCAAGGTTATCGACACCTGGATCAAAAAACTACAATTGATGCTTTAGGAAATTTATTTGCTAAAAAAGCTCATACCAAACCAGGACAACAAGAACGCCGCAATTTTGCAGCCAGAATCCCTACTATCATCGCAATGGTTGATGAATTGGCTGGTGATGGTGCAGGGGCGCTATTTGTTCATAAATTAGCAGATTGGTTGCAGCAACAGTTTATTGAACCTTTTGAAGGAAGTCAATCACCGTTTAAAGTAATTCTGATTATTGCTGATGCTTCTTTAAGTAATGAAATAGTCCTGAATAGTTATCTTAATTCGGGGGATTCTGCCCCTGATAAAGTATTAATTAGTCCAACTCAAGGGGAAGCGCCATTTCGCGTTACGGGTACTGATATCAAAATTGGGTTGAGAAAACACCCAGTATTACATATCATGACTAATAGCTATCCGGCTTCTCAACTTAATATTGAATATAGTATCCGCCTTTCACCTATCACACCGAAGCTAATCAAAACAAATATTCAACAACAAATTCGTCAAGCAATACGAGCTACATTAGACGAAGAATTATTAAATAACGCCTACAAAGAAATTGAACGTGGGTTAAAAGCAGGGGCAGAGCAATTAATTTTCTTTGCCCAAGACAAAGCCTTTTTACGTCAATTAAAGCAGAAATTGATAGGGGGTAAAAATGCTCTTTGTCAAAATTCTGAAGTGGAAATCTTAGATCAAAGTGTACCTCCTAACAAGCGATTAGAATTAGTCCAAGAAGAAAAAAGAGATAAAATCCGCGTTTTTTTAATGACTTCTTCAGGGGCTAGAGGTGTTTCTTTTCCCAAAACTGATTGGATTATTGCCGCAATTCCTAGATTTAACATAGAAGCTGCTTTGATGGAAGTCGCGCAACTTATCTATCGAGGTCGAGGAATGTATACAGATCCTGAGACAAAAACGCTAGTTTCTGGAGATGATAAAGCCAGACGATTGGTAATGCTGATTAATGATGGTTTTGTTGTAGAGGAGGATATTGATAACTCAAGGCGCTGGTTACGTCAATCTAGTGATTTATTAACTTTATTGATGATGCTACGTTCTACAATTCACACCCGGATTAAAGGGGATGCGGGACTGAAAAACCAGCGTCTGGCTTTAGTCCCGGTGGGGTCAGTTGGGGATGAAGAATTATTAAATTTAATGTCTGATGATGTCTGGACTTTTTTGCAAGAAGCACGAGTTTTTGTCTATGATCATCAATCAGAAGAGGAGAAAGGTATTGTCAAAAAAGCAGAGATGTTAACGCGACAAATCTTTGCTGAGTTTACATTAAAGGGTAATATCGGTGATAGACAAGCCAAATCTTATGTAGATTATGCTAATTTGGAAGCTTTTATCATAGCTGTATCTACACCTTTAAGTCTGTTATTACCATCTTTAGAAAATGCCAATTTAGTAATTCCTGATTATTTAACCTGTATTGGTCCTTTCTGGATGGAAGACTGGTCTAATCGCCGCACCGAGGAAAAATTTAGTTTTGAAGGATGGCGGAAATATATTCAAGAACATAGCCAGCAACTTTTAGGATTACTGAGAGTAATTTATCAAGATAAAAATGGCAAGTTTCCACCTAAACTCAAACGTCCGGCGAAGGAATTACATCAACTTTTAATTCGAGAAAAGGAAGAATCAACTTTAGAATATTCCACACTCCAAAGTTTGAGAACACAAAATATTGTTGTGAGTATTCCCCTTGATTATCCTCATTTTTGGCGGAAAGATTCAGACGATGATAGTCCAAAACAAGTGTTAGAAGAACCCGATACATGGAAGAAGACTTTAGGAAGAAGTTTAACACCACAAGGTTTGGTTATGCCTGTAGTTCCACAATATAAAAAATTTCCTTGGGCGGCTGTGGCTGGGCGGAGGGTTTTTAGCCAATTGGAAACTATTTTTAGCGATCGCTATTTTCTCGCCTCTAGTGAATTAAATCTACTCAACAGCATTTTGTTAGTAGATGCGTTGGATGATTCAGTTTGA
- a CDS encoding rhodanese-like domain-containing protein, translating to MTGNPSGQLITQISVEELAQRLSSGDASIQLVDVREPQELAAAKIEGFVNLPLSEFVEWGDQVPTMFNPQAETLVLCHHGIRSAQMCQWLMVQGFTNVKNITGGIDAYSLLVDDSIPQY from the coding sequence ATGACAGGGAATCCTTCTGGTCAACTCATTACTCAGATTAGTGTAGAGGAACTGGCGCAACGTCTGTCTTCTGGTGATGCAAGTATTCAGTTAGTAGATGTGCGCGAACCTCAAGAACTAGCAGCCGCTAAAATTGAGGGTTTTGTCAACCTCCCCCTCAGCGAGTTTGTGGAATGGGGCGATCAAGTCCCCACCATGTTCAATCCCCAAGCTGAAACCCTTGTATTATGTCACCACGGTATTCGCTCTGCCCAGATGTGCCAGTGGCTCATGGTTCAAGGTTTTACAAATGTTAAAAATATTACGGGTGGCATTGATGCCTATTCTCTATTAGTTGATGATTCAATTCCCCAATATTAG